A stretch of Imperialibacter roseus DNA encodes these proteins:
- a CDS encoding DM13 domain-containing protein gives MKSTHFILLLSLSLFFSCEKEGETPTDPVEDDFVPTPTTTVLKAGEFTNVAHKVTGKATIYQTGGTKTLVLDPFTTENGPDLYVYLSSDTKASKFVSLGKLKSTNGKQSYEISSDIMLDDFSYAIVWCEDFSVNFGNAELK, from the coding sequence ATGAAAAGCACCCATTTTATACTTCTCCTCAGCCTAAGCCTCTTTTTTTCTTGTGAAAAGGAGGGCGAGACACCAACAGACCCAGTTGAAGATGATTTTGTGCCAACGCCTACAACAACTGTTTTGAAGGCAGGTGAATTCACGAATGTTGCTCACAAAGTGACTGGCAAGGCCACTATATACCAAACCGGCGGCACGAAAACCCTGGTGCTTGATCCATTTACTACTGAGAACGGGCCAGACTTGTACGTTTACTTAAGCTCTGACACAAAAGCGTCAAAGTTTGTAAGTCTTGGGAAACTTAAATCAACCAACGGCAAGCAGTCCTATGAAATCTCCAGTGACATAATGTTGGACGACTTTAGCTACGCCATTGTTTGGTGCGAAGACTTCAGTGTGAACTTTGGAAATGCGGAGCTGAAGTAG
- a CDS encoding zinc dependent phospholipase C family protein, which yields MRPKSKVTTFPASFKATSLLAVLGTLIANISFSNPGSSRWGFFAHQKINHLAVYTLPPELGVFFKYHIQYVEENAVNPDRRRYAIPEEAARHYIDIDIYGDSAVYKMPRYWNEAVEKYTEDTLQAYGIVPWHIATMKNFLTKAFREKDIDRILRYATDIGHYIGDANVPLHTTENYNGQLTNQYGIHGFWESRLPELFFEDYDFFVGKAEYIKNPQMEAWKAVTNAHLALDSVLGFEKQLNAQFAEDKKYTFEERGGSMTQTYSREYAAAFHQMLGAQVENRMRASIKMVGDFWFTCWVDAGQPDMYELVKTQLTERQKKELEAEQEAWRVKKVSTRDHEGGELP from the coding sequence ATGCGCCCCAAAAGTAAAGTGACAACATTCCCAGCTTCATTTAAAGCTACTTCGCTATTAGCCGTTTTAGGGACGCTAATCGCAAATATATCATTTTCGAACCCGGGCAGCAGCCGATGGGGATTTTTTGCTCACCAAAAAATAAACCACCTGGCCGTTTACACATTACCTCCGGAATTAGGGGTTTTCTTTAAATACCATATTCAATATGTGGAGGAAAATGCTGTTAACCCTGACAGGCGCAGGTATGCGATTCCTGAAGAAGCGGCCAGACACTATATAGACATCGACATCTATGGAGACAGCGCCGTTTACAAGATGCCAAGGTATTGGAACGAGGCCGTAGAAAAGTATACCGAAGATACACTCCAGGCATACGGTATCGTTCCCTGGCATATTGCCACCATGAAAAACTTCCTTACAAAGGCTTTCCGGGAAAAAGACATTGATCGCATTCTTCGCTATGCTACAGACATAGGCCATTATATAGGCGACGCCAACGTGCCTCTGCACACTACGGAGAACTATAACGGCCAGCTCACCAATCAATATGGCATCCATGGCTTCTGGGAATCGAGGCTACCAGAACTCTTCTTTGAGGATTACGATTTCTTTGTTGGCAAGGCCGAATACATAAAAAATCCCCAGATGGAGGCATGGAAGGCGGTCACCAATGCCCACCTGGCGCTCGATTCGGTGCTGGGGTTCGAGAAGCAACTAAATGCTCAGTTTGCCGAAGACAAAAAATACACTTTTGAAGAAAGAGGAGGCAGCATGACCCAAACTTACTCACGTGAATACGCAGCGGCTTTTCACCAAATGCTTGGGGCGCAAGTGGAAAACAGAATGAGAGCCTCGATAAAGATGGTAGGCGACTTTTGGTTTACCTGCTGGGTAGATGCTGGCCAGCCTGATATGTATGAGTTGGTCAAAACTCAACTAACTGAGAGACAAAAGAAGGAACTTGAGGCTGAACAAGAAGCCTGGAGAGTGAAGAAAGTTAGCACAAGAGACCACGAGGGAGGGGAGTTACCGTGA
- the rpsT gene encoding 30S ribosomal protein S20: MANHKSSLKRIRSTEAKRLRNRYQHKTTRTFIKKLVGSTDKAEATELYKKVAGMIDKLAKRNIIHKNNASNKKSKLAKLVNALD, from the coding sequence ATGGCTAATCATAAATCGTCGTTAAAAAGAATTCGTTCTACAGAAGCCAAAAGGTTGAGAAATCGTTATCAGCACAAAACGACTCGTACCTTTATCAAAAAGCTTGTAGGATCAACTGATAAAGCAGAAGCCACTGAGCTTTACAAAAAAGTTGCAGGCATGATTGACAAGCTTGCTAAGAGAAACATTATTCATAAAAATAATGCTTCTAACAAAAAATCAAAATTGGCTAAGCTGGTTAATGCGCTAGACTAA
- the radC gene encoding RadC family protein, with protein sequence MSEGDYMQRLSIKSWSEDDRPREKLMSKGKSVLSDAELLAILINSGTKRHSAVDLAKMILQKANNDLNALGKFSMADFTTFEGIGEARAITIMSALELGRRRKEQATEAKPVIITSKEAYNFMRPYLLDLAHEEFWIIFLGRGGKVISVQQVSLGGISGTVADPRVIYKKALELPGCTGIILTHNHPSGNPRPSQEDIRLTKSMKAAGELLQILVLDHLIFCDEGYYSFADEATL encoded by the coding sequence ATGTCGGAAGGTGACTACATGCAACGGCTGTCGATAAAAAGCTGGTCAGAAGATGATCGGCCCAGGGAAAAACTCATGTCGAAAGGCAAGTCGGTTTTGTCTGATGCCGAACTGCTTGCCATTCTTATCAACTCGGGCACTAAAAGACACTCTGCTGTCGACCTTGCCAAAATGATCCTCCAAAAGGCAAACAACGATCTGAATGCGTTGGGGAAATTTAGCATGGCAGACTTCACTACCTTTGAGGGCATTGGGGAGGCCAGGGCCATTACCATCATGAGCGCTCTTGAATTGGGTCGGCGGAGGAAGGAGCAAGCCACAGAAGCAAAACCCGTCATAATTACCAGTAAAGAGGCCTACAATTTCATGCGGCCCTATTTACTTGACCTGGCCCATGAGGAATTTTGGATTATTTTTCTTGGCCGTGGGGGCAAGGTAATTTCTGTGCAACAAGTGAGTTTGGGAGGCATTAGTGGCACTGTTGCTGATCCCCGTGTTATTTATAAAAAGGCATTGGAACTGCCAGGCTGTACTGGGATTATTTTGACTCATAATCACCCTTCAGGAAACCCCAGGCCGAGCCAGGAGGATATCAGGCTCACCAAGTCGATGAAAGCTGCCGGAGAGTTGCTTCAGATACTTGTACTCGACCATTTGATTTTTTGTGATGAAGGATATTATAGTTTTGCAGACGAAGCAACATTATAG
- a CDS encoding DUF1684 domain-containing protein, with protein MKGSKLIISILAVAVGVVIFLANSGEESPEEYIASIEKERKEKNEFMRSSSDSPFRGKEFTELKYFPADPSYKVMANVNQLEAKELVTLGTSDGKTQQYQKFAFVEFEIQGQRKKLTLLRQAGPGMQNVTFLAFADATSGESTYGGGRYLDVSVKNARQIVLDFNLAYNPYCEYNSSYSCPLPLKENVLDIAIEAGEKNY; from the coding sequence ATGAAAGGTTCGAAATTGATTATCAGTATTCTTGCAGTGGCGGTTGGTGTCGTTATTTTTTTAGCGAACTCCGGTGAAGAGTCACCTGAAGAGTACATAGCTTCCATTGAAAAGGAGCGCAAGGAGAAGAACGAATTTATGCGGAGTTCATCTGACTCGCCATTCAGAGGAAAAGAATTTACCGAGTTAAAATATTTTCCTGCTGATCCATCCTACAAAGTTATGGCTAATGTCAATCAACTGGAGGCGAAAGAGCTGGTAACCTTGGGCACCAGCGATGGAAAAACACAGCAGTATCAAAAATTTGCCTTCGTTGAATTTGAGATCCAAGGTCAGAGGAAGAAGTTGACTTTGTTGAGGCAGGCCGGGCCAGGCATGCAAAATGTCACTTTCCTGGCGTTTGCTGACGCCACCAGTGGGGAATCAACGTATGGCGGAGGCCGCTACCTCGACGTGTCAGTAAAAAATGCCAGGCAAATTGTGCTGGATTTCAATTTGGCCTACAACCCCTACTGTGAGTACAACAGCAGTTATTCATGCCCCCTTCCTTTGAAAGAGAATGTTTTGGACATCGCTATCGAGGCAGGCGAAAAAAACTACTAG
- the pheT gene encoding phenylalanine--tRNA ligase subunit beta → MKISYNWLKEYIDLTEKPEEVSKVLTGLGLEVEGLEFHEEIPGSMEGLVLGEVVACEPHPNADKLKLTKVDVGGPELLGIVCGAPNVAKGQRVVVATNGTTIHPKAGEPFQIKRAKIRGEESNGMICAEDEIGLSSDHGGVIVLDTQLPNGTPAADYFKPTTDYVFEIGLTPNRADATSHYGTARDLAAFYGRPLKFPPIDTFKTDDKSLKIDVSVENAEACPRYAGVTLTGLKVGPSPSWLKARLEAIGLTPINNIVDVTNYICHGVGQPLHAFDAAKIKGGKVVVKTLPEGTKFTTLDEKERKLSANDLMICDAEEGMCIAGVFGGTHSGVSDTTTSIFLESAYFSPDYVRRTAILHGLKTDASFRFERGIDPNGAVNALKHAALLIKEVAGGSISSEVVDIYPQPIADFRFKVRFARVNMLMGKDIGREAILKILKNLHIGVEDLTAHDFTAVVPPYRVDVQREIDIVEEVLRVYGIDNIELSATIGAKTLSEFPTVDDNKLQLKISEFLAARSFYEIITNSLTNAEYGAKSGLYEEEQNVVILNKLSEELGVMRQSMLFSGLEVVAYNNNHRQPNLKFFEFGKTYHKKDSGKYREQNRLALFVTGASHEESWRQPTKAIEFYDLSAALQQILNKLNISGYETQPTSDKTFESGLDFSLNGKMFASIGQVNKKVLKLAEVRQPVFYADIDWKQLLKWYKGTIDYAEVPKFPEVRRDLSLVLDKSVSFSQVEKVARQAERRLIKGLNVFSVYEGDKLEAGKKSYAISFTLQDEKETLKDKQIDKTMNALIAAFASQLGAIIRK, encoded by the coding sequence ATGAAGATTTCATATAATTGGCTGAAGGAATATATTGATCTGACAGAGAAGCCCGAGGAGGTGTCAAAAGTACTTACCGGGCTAGGGTTGGAAGTGGAAGGACTCGAATTTCACGAGGAGATTCCCGGAAGCATGGAGGGCCTGGTGCTGGGCGAAGTGGTGGCATGCGAACCCCACCCGAATGCAGATAAGCTGAAGCTGACAAAAGTTGATGTTGGTGGGCCCGAACTGTTGGGTATTGTTTGCGGTGCTCCCAATGTGGCAAAAGGGCAGCGTGTAGTGGTGGCTACCAATGGCACCACGATACACCCTAAGGCAGGTGAGCCTTTCCAAATCAAGAGAGCAAAAATAAGAGGCGAAGAGTCGAACGGGATGATCTGCGCTGAGGACGAAATAGGCCTGAGCAGCGACCATGGTGGCGTAATTGTGCTGGATACGCAGTTACCCAATGGCACGCCAGCGGCAGATTATTTTAAGCCAACCACAGACTATGTATTCGAAATTGGCCTAACACCCAACAGGGCCGATGCCACCTCGCACTACGGCACAGCCAGAGACCTGGCAGCCTTTTACGGAAGGCCTTTGAAGTTCCCTCCTATTGATACTTTTAAAACAGATGACAAGTCTCTTAAAATAGACGTTTCTGTTGAAAACGCTGAGGCGTGTCCAAGGTATGCAGGCGTTACATTGACGGGCCTGAAAGTTGGGCCTTCGCCGTCATGGCTCAAAGCTCGCCTGGAGGCGATAGGACTCACTCCCATCAACAACATCGTTGACGTAACCAATTATATCTGCCACGGCGTGGGTCAGCCGCTACATGCTTTCGACGCTGCGAAAATCAAGGGAGGAAAGGTGGTTGTCAAGACGCTTCCCGAAGGCACTAAGTTTACCACATTGGATGAGAAAGAGAGGAAGCTTTCGGCCAATGACCTGATGATTTGCGATGCCGAAGAAGGTATGTGTATAGCAGGCGTTTTCGGCGGCACACACTCGGGCGTATCCGACACCACGACAAGTATCTTTCTCGAGTCTGCCTACTTCTCTCCTGACTACGTGAGACGCACTGCCATCTTGCATGGTCTGAAAACTGATGCTTCTTTCAGATTTGAACGAGGCATTGACCCAAATGGGGCCGTAAATGCTTTGAAACATGCTGCACTCCTTATAAAAGAAGTGGCTGGAGGAAGTATTAGCTCTGAGGTAGTTGATATCTACCCGCAGCCCATTGCCGACTTCAGGTTCAAAGTTCGCTTTGCCAGGGTCAATATGCTGATGGGGAAAGATATCGGCAGAGAGGCTATTCTGAAAATTTTGAAAAATCTGCACATTGGTGTTGAGGATTTAACGGCTCATGATTTCACCGCTGTTGTGCCTCCCTACAGGGTGGATGTGCAGCGTGAAATAGACATAGTAGAGGAGGTTTTGAGGGTGTATGGCATCGATAATATTGAGTTATCGGCGACTATTGGTGCCAAAACTTTGTCGGAATTCCCGACGGTGGACGACAATAAGCTTCAGCTTAAAATTTCGGAGTTCCTGGCGGCAAGATCCTTCTACGAAATCATCACCAACTCTCTGACCAATGCTGAATATGGTGCCAAATCAGGATTGTACGAGGAAGAGCAGAATGTCGTTATCCTTAACAAGTTGAGTGAAGAGCTTGGCGTGATGCGTCAGTCAATGCTTTTCAGTGGACTGGAAGTGGTGGCTTACAACAACAACCACCGCCAACCGAACCTGAAGTTTTTTGAGTTTGGCAAGACGTATCATAAGAAGGACAGTGGAAAGTACCGGGAGCAAAACAGGCTGGCATTGTTTGTTACAGGCGCCTCTCATGAGGAATCCTGGAGACAGCCAACCAAAGCGATAGAATTCTACGATTTGTCCGCTGCTTTGCAGCAAATTTTGAATAAATTGAACATCTCAGGATACGAGACTCAACCTACCTCAGACAAGACATTTGAGTCGGGCCTTGATTTTTCGTTGAATGGAAAAATGTTTGCAAGCATTGGGCAGGTAAACAAAAAGGTGCTGAAGCTGGCGGAGGTGCGACAGCCGGTCTTTTATGCTGACATCGACTGGAAGCAACTGCTGAAGTGGTACAAAGGCACAATCGACTATGCTGAAGTGCCGAAGTTTCCAGAAGTGCGCCGTGACTTGTCGTTAGTGCTGGACAAGTCAGTGAGTTTCTCGCAGGTTGAGAAAGTGGCCAGGCAAGCGGAACGTAGACTGATCAAGGGGCTGAATGTTTTCAGCGTTTATGAAGGAGACAAGCTGGAAGCTGGTAAGAAGTCGTATGCCATCAGTTTCACTCTTCAGGATGAGAAGGAGACCCTGAAGGACAAGCAAATTGACAAAACAATGAATGCGTTGATAGCTGCTTTTGCAAGTCAGCTTGGGGCTATAATAAGGAAGTGA
- a CDS encoding cell division protein ZapA, with protein sequence MGEQLSIRIKIGNREYPMKVSAHEEGMVRQAGKQLNERMKSYKEQFGIDDPQDLLAMVSFDLLIEKLKVDETVVDNDQVTLEKITHLNHLITQAL encoded by the coding sequence ATGGGGGAACAGCTTTCGATACGGATAAAAATAGGCAACAGAGAATACCCAATGAAGGTATCGGCTCATGAAGAGGGCATGGTACGTCAGGCAGGCAAGCAATTGAATGAAAGGATGAAGTCGTACAAGGAACAATTTGGCATCGACGATCCACAAGACTTGCTGGCAATGGTGTCCTTCGACTTGCTTATTGAAAAACTGAAAGTCGACGAGACTGTTGTAGACAATGATCAGGTAACACTAGAAAAAATTACTCACCTAAATCATCTGATCACCCAGGCCTTATAA
- the rny gene encoding ribonuclease Y, giving the protein MDTTVYIILFAFVGIVAGFLAGRMALKKSYASKESDIEEKSKLLVKEAEIEAENIKKNKILEAKERFLKLREEFEEESNRKKAIIISNENKIKQREQALSKQFEQNKRTEAELDSAKENLNAQMEILKKRKEELDKIRQQQVEILEKISSLTADEAREQLVETLKDEARSKASSHIKEIIEESKLTATKEAKKIVLQTIQRTATEHAIENCVSIFNIESDDIKGKIIGREGRNIRALEAATGVEIIVDDTPEAIIISGFDPVRREVARLSLHRLVQDGRIHPARIEEIVAKTAKNIDDEIVEIGEKTVIELGIHGVHPELIKMVGRMRFRSSYGQNLLQHSREVAKLCATLAAELGLNAKMAKRAGLLHDIGKVWPEEPEQPHAILGMELAKKYKEHPDVCNAIGAHHDEVEMTAMISPIIQACDAISGSRPGARREVMESYIRRLKELEALALEFDGVNKCYAIQAGRELRVIVDADSVSDQRAGDMSFEISQKIERDMQYPGQIKVTVIREMRSIAYAK; this is encoded by the coding sequence ATGGACACAACCGTATATATCATCCTATTTGCCTTTGTTGGGATTGTGGCGGGCTTTCTCGCAGGGAGAATGGCCCTTAAGAAATCCTATGCATCTAAGGAGTCGGACATTGAAGAAAAGAGTAAGCTGCTGGTAAAAGAAGCTGAAATTGAGGCTGAGAACATCAAGAAGAATAAGATTCTTGAAGCCAAAGAAAGATTCCTGAAGCTTAGAGAAGAATTCGAGGAGGAGTCGAATAGGAAAAAGGCCATCATCATCTCCAACGAAAACAAGATCAAGCAAAGAGAGCAGGCGCTATCGAAGCAGTTTGAGCAGAACAAGAGAACCGAGGCTGAGCTAGACTCTGCCAAGGAGAACCTGAATGCTCAAATGGAGATATTGAAAAAGAGGAAGGAAGAGCTGGACAAAATCAGGCAGCAGCAAGTAGAGATCCTCGAAAAAATTTCAAGCCTCACAGCCGACGAAGCAAGAGAGCAGCTGGTGGAAACGCTGAAAGACGAAGCTCGTTCCAAGGCATCGTCTCACATCAAAGAGATTATTGAAGAATCGAAGCTGACTGCTACCAAGGAAGCGAAGAAGATCGTTCTCCAGACAATCCAGCGAACTGCTACAGAGCATGCCATAGAAAACTGTGTTTCCATTTTCAACATTGAAAGTGACGACATCAAAGGCAAGATCATTGGGCGTGAAGGTAGAAACATCCGGGCATTGGAAGCGGCTACAGGAGTGGAGATCATAGTTGACGACACACCAGAAGCCATCATCATCTCAGGTTTTGATCCGGTACGCCGTGAGGTAGCCAGATTGTCTTTGCACCGCCTGGTGCAGGATGGCAGGATTCACCCGGCCCGTATTGAAGAGATCGTGGCCAAAACTGCCAAGAACATCGATGATGAAATAGTCGAAATTGGTGAGAAGACTGTGATTGAGTTGGGTATTCACGGGGTGCACCCTGAATTGATCAAAATGGTTGGCCGGATGAGGTTCCGTTCGTCTTACGGGCAAAACCTGCTTCAGCATTCCAGAGAGGTAGCGAAGCTTTGCGCCACGCTGGCTGCTGAGCTTGGGCTGAATGCCAAGATGGCCAAAAGAGCCGGGCTTCTACATGATATTGGCAAGGTGTGGCCCGAAGAGCCAGAGCAGCCACATGCGATCCTGGGCATGGAGCTGGCCAAGAAATACAAGGAGCATCCTGATGTTTGCAACGCCATTGGCGCTCACCACGATGAAGTGGAAATGACAGCGATGATTTCACCTATCATTCAGGCATGTGACGCTATTTCAGGCTCACGGCCAGGCGCCCGCCGTGAGGTGATGGAGTCGTACATCCGCCGATTGAAGGAGCTGGAAGCTTTAGCGCTGGAGTTTGATGGCGTCAATAAATGCTACGCTATTCAGGCTGGCCGTGAGCTCAGGGTGATTGTAGACGCTGATTCCGTGTCTGACCAAAGAGCTGGCGACATGTCGTTTGAGATTAGCCAGAAGATCGAGAGAGATATGCAGTACCCGGGGCAGATAAAGGTGACTGTTATTCGTGAGATGAGATCGATCGCTTACGCAAAGTAG
- the recA gene encoding recombinase RecA: MSDKTEKLKALALTIDKLEKTYGKGTIMKLSDERVVDVPAISTGSLGLDIALGVGGIPRGRVIEIYGPESSGKTTLSMHCIAEAQKKGGLAAFIDAEHAFDKSYAEKLGIDTENLLISQPDNGEQALEITEHLIRSGAIDIIVIDSVAALVPKGELEGEMGDSKMGLQARLMSQALRKLTGTINKTGCSCIFINQLREKIGVMFGNPETTTGGNALKFYASVRLDIRRVGQIKEGADNVTGNRTRVKVVKNKVAPPFKIVEFDIMYGKGISKVGEIIDIGVDLDIVKKSGSWFSYQETKLGQGRDSVKELLLDNPELMEEIEKKIKEKIAGVAAPAPAVAEKE; this comes from the coding sequence ATGAGCGATAAAACTGAAAAACTGAAGGCGCTGGCGCTGACCATCGACAAACTTGAAAAAACTTACGGCAAAGGCACCATCATGAAGCTGAGTGATGAGCGGGTAGTTGACGTGCCAGCCATTTCTACAGGCTCTTTGGGGCTTGATATCGCTCTTGGTGTTGGTGGAATTCCAAGAGGCCGGGTAATTGAAATTTACGGACCGGAATCATCAGGTAAAACCACCCTTTCAATGCACTGCATTGCGGAGGCTCAAAAAAAGGGAGGTCTTGCTGCTTTCATTGATGCGGAACATGCCTTTGACAAATCCTATGCAGAAAAGCTCGGCATTGACACCGAGAACCTGCTCATTTCTCAACCCGACAATGGAGAGCAGGCGCTTGAAATTACAGAACACCTGATCCGTTCAGGCGCTATTGACATCATCGTGATTGACTCCGTAGCTGCCCTTGTGCCAAAAGGAGAACTTGAGGGAGAAATGGGTGATAGCAAAATGGGTTTGCAAGCCAGGTTGATGTCGCAGGCTTTGAGAAAGCTGACTGGTACTATTAATAAGACTGGCTGTTCCTGCATATTCATTAACCAGTTGAGAGAGAAAATAGGCGTGATGTTCGGAAATCCTGAAACGACCACTGGTGGTAATGCGCTGAAGTTTTATGCTTCGGTTAGGCTTGACATTCGCCGTGTGGGTCAAATCAAAGAGGGCGCTGACAACGTGACTGGTAACCGCACCCGGGTGAAAGTGGTAAAGAACAAAGTGGCACCTCCATTCAAAATCGTGGAGTTCGATATCATGTATGGTAAAGGCATCTCCAAAGTAGGCGAGATTATCGACATTGGGGTTGACCTGGACATTGTGAAAAAGTCAGGCTCTTGGTTCTCGTATCAGGAAACCAAGCTGGGTCAGGGAAGGGATTCAGTAAAGGAATTGCTGCTTGACAACCCTGAACTGATGGAAGAAATAGAAAAGAAAATCAAAGAAAAAATTGCGGGCGTTGCTGCACCGGCTCCTGCAGTGGCAGAAAAAGAATAA
- a CDS encoding aminopeptidase, whose amino-acid sequence MKKKIVLTIVLLLVAVLIYYRDLVSYGWMQGKGQLEILWEAQPIGEFLESPDFPDSLKAKLRLIQEIRSFAVDSLGISPSDNYTTMYNQKGENLLWNVTAAEPFALVPYRWKFPFLGSFPYKGYFDLEKAKLERARLDSAGYDTHIGMVSGWSTLGWFKDPILSKMLERSEGDLAELIIHELTHGTLYVKDSVEFNENLASFVGRMGAIQFLKNRFGQNSAELTSYVNSEVDYEKIYRHYLNGARKLDSLYTTMDESMSVALKSEQKKDMIYDIMKNLDTLRFKERKPFQWKTENRLPNNTFFMSYLRYRGKMTSFENELEERFGGDLRAYVTYLKGVYPSL is encoded by the coding sequence GTGAAGAAAAAGATTGTTTTAACGATTGTTCTGCTTTTGGTAGCAGTATTGATCTACTATAGAGATTTGGTTAGTTATGGGTGGATGCAGGGCAAAGGTCAGTTAGAGATCTTGTGGGAAGCGCAACCAATTGGGGAATTTCTTGAGTCACCCGACTTCCCGGACTCTTTAAAGGCCAAGCTAAGGCTCATTCAGGAGATAAGGTCTTTTGCGGTTGACTCTCTGGGTATTTCCCCTTCTGACAACTATACGACGATGTACAATCAGAAGGGCGAAAATTTACTCTGGAACGTAACCGCCGCAGAGCCGTTTGCACTGGTGCCATATCGCTGGAAGTTTCCGTTTCTGGGGTCGTTTCCCTACAAGGGATACTTTGACCTGGAAAAGGCGAAGCTTGAAAGGGCGAGGCTGGACTCGGCTGGCTACGACACGCATATCGGCATGGTAAGCGGTTGGTCTACCCTGGGCTGGTTTAAGGATCCGATTTTGAGTAAAATGCTGGAGAGATCAGAAGGTGATCTGGCTGAATTGATCATTCATGAGCTTACACACGGCACGCTTTACGTGAAAGACAGCGTTGAGTTTAATGAGAACCTGGCCAGCTTTGTGGGAAGAATGGGTGCCATTCAGTTCTTAAAGAACCGGTTCGGACAAAACTCAGCTGAACTCACGTCGTATGTAAACTCGGAGGTCGATTATGAAAAGATCTACCGTCACTATTTGAATGGGGCACGAAAATTGGATAGCTTATATACAACTATGGACGAATCAATGTCTGTTGCCCTGAAAAGTGAGCAAAAAAAGGACATGATTTATGACATAATGAAAAACCTGGACACCCTGCGCTTCAAAGAAAGAAAGCCTTTTCAGTGGAAGACTGAAAACAGGTTGCCCAATAATACCTTCTTTATGTCATACCTGAGGTACCGTGGCAAAATGACCAGCTTCGAAAACGAATTAGAGGAGAGGTTTGGGGGTGACCTTAGGGCATATGTGACTTATTTAAAAGGAGTATATCCTTCGTTATGA
- a CDS encoding DUF3108 domain-containing protein yields the protein MKNILTKIGGLIALAGIFSAFGQYAGDRAFRTLSNRSFKKGELLEYRLHIGMLTAGEATMSILPDIERRNGRPCYRIDVYGKTTGLADFLYSVKDNWGTYYDTASLVPHQFYRNIQEGKYRKYEIVDFDHQGEKAKVTTLDKHTFKPKETKMYDIPSNIQDLVSGYYYIRTLDFSKTQPNDTLQVKAFFDKELFDMKIRFVRREVLKTKLGKINSLVFAPVMPENSIFEGEDAILLWMSDDANKIPLKVRAKMFLVGSVDIDITDAKNIKSRLAVVQE from the coding sequence ATGAAAAATATACTGACAAAAATAGGTGGGTTAATAGCACTCGCAGGAATTTTTTCAGCGTTCGGTCAGTACGCTGGTGATCGTGCATTTAGAACCCTTAGTAACCGAAGTTTCAAAAAGGGTGAGCTTTTGGAATACAGACTGCACATTGGCATGCTGACTGCCGGTGAAGCTACCATGAGCATTCTGCCGGATATTGAAAGGCGGAACGGGAGACCCTGCTACCGCATCGACGTCTACGGAAAAACTACAGGCCTGGCCGATTTTCTGTATAGCGTAAAGGACAACTGGGGCACTTATTATGACACCGCCTCTCTGGTGCCGCACCAGTTTTACAGGAATATCCAGGAAGGAAAGTATAGGAAGTATGAAATAGTTGATTTTGATCACCAGGGGGAAAAGGCCAAAGTGACCACGCTGGACAAGCATACCTTTAAGCCGAAGGAAACTAAAATGTACGACATACCGTCCAATATCCAGGACCTGGTAAGTGGTTACTACTACATCCGGACGCTTGACTTTTCAAAAACTCAACCCAACGATACGCTCCAGGTAAAAGCTTTTTTCGACAAAGAACTTTTCGATATGAAAATCAGGTTTGTAAGGCGTGAAGTGCTGAAGACCAAACTCGGCAAGATCAACTCATTGGTTTTTGCACCTGTTATGCCAGAAAACAGTATTTTTGAAGGGGAAGATGCTATCTTGCTATGGATGTCTGACGATGCGAATAAGATTCCGCTCAAAGTGAGAGCTAAGATGTTTTTAGTGGGTTCGGTAGACATTGATATCACCGACGCAAAGAATATTAAGTCTAGGCTGGCGGTCGTTCAGGAGTAG